A genomic window from Elaeis guineensis isolate ETL-2024a chromosome 3, EG11, whole genome shotgun sequence includes:
- the LOC105041781 gene encoding protein SOSEKI 2, giving the protein MEAGGGGGGTGGGGRRRLGSRETSPDRARAGNAQQQQQRLVRPMKKVQVVYYLSRNGQLEHPHFMELPQVPNQHLRLKDVMDRLTVLRGRGMPSLFSWSCKRSYKNGYVWNDLAENDIIYPADGAEYVLKGSEIIQACSERFPHVKITNRQPKPLQISHNRHQIEVEEEEEGMEEEEEGEQVVIEEEVADKFGKVTATGVYTTRCSRGISTDEIERVEKPIKNRDQPTELSLDDASPPSSSSSDKAPAAHRFEDGDPAGEPGQTRNSVLLQLIACGSVSVKGRAAGGGGGGLLKAAVSSAAAAAAAGASSLAGGRRGGASNKGSVSRFASRAGDEDELRCVSENPRFGHPPLEEKEYFSGSIVEGSRGPPGPSLKKSNSYNEERSSKLGIGERRLEVAEETAGVKGKCIPGRKKPSGKQQQLQQQPKKGSQ; this is encoded by the exons atggaGGCTGGTGGCGGTGGTGGTGGTACTggaggaggagggaggaggagacTTGGTAGCAGAGAGACCAGCCCAGACCGGGCTAGAGCGGGCAACGCACAGCAACAGCAACAGAGGTTAGTGAGGCCTATGAAGAAGGTCCAGGTCGTATACTATCTTAGTAGGAATGGACAGCTGGAGCACCCCCACTTCATGGAGCTCCCACAGGTCCCGAACCAACACCTTCGCCTCAAAG ATGTGATGGATAGGTTGACGGTTCTCAGAGGTAGAGGCATGCCTTCTCTGTTCTCCTGGTCTTGCAAGAG GAGCTATAAGAATGGCTATGTGTGGAATGACCTGGCGGAGAACGACATCATCTACCCTGCTGATGGCGCCGAATACGTTCTCAAAGGCTCAGAGATCATCCAAGCTTGTTCTG AGAGGTTTCCACACGTCAAGATCACCAACAGGCAGCCAAAACCGTTGCAAATTTCCCATAACAGACACCAAATAGAagtggaagaggaagaagaagggatggaggaggaagaggaaggggaACAGGTCGTAATAGAAGAGGAAGTGGCGGACAAGTTCGGTAAGGTCACAGCGACCGGGGTTTATACTACACGGTGCTCCCGCGGCATTTCGACGGACGAGATCGAGCGAGTCGAGAAGCCCATAAAAAACCGGGACCAACCCACCGAGCTTTCCCTCGACGACGCCTCCCCgccctcctcctcctcgtccGACAAAGCCCCGGCCGCCCATCGGTTCGAGGACGGGGACCCGGCGGGCGAGCCCGGTCAGACCCGGAACTCGGTCCTGCTCCAGCTCATCGCGTGCGGCTCGGTGTCGGTCAAGGGCCGGGCTGCGGGAGGCGGCGGCGGAGGGCTGCTAAAGGCCGCCGTGTCCtctgccgccgccgccgccgccgccggtgCATCGTCTCTGGCCGGCGGGAGGAGGGGCGGGGCGTCGAACAAGGGGTCGGTGAGTCGATTCGCGAGTCGGGCGGGGGACGAGGACGAGTTGCGTTGCGTGTCGGAGAACCCGCGGTTCGGTCACCCCCCGCTGGAAGAGAAGGAGTATTTTAGTGGGAGTATTGTGGAGGGCAGCAGGGGCCCACCAGGGCCCTCACTTAAGAAGTCCAACTCCTACAATGAAGAAAG GAGCTCAAAGCTTGGAATTGGAGAAAGGAGGTTAGAGGTTGCGGAGGAGACAGCAGGAGTAAAAGGAAAGTGCATCCCTGGCAGAAAGAAGCCCTCTGGCAAGCAGCAACAGCTGCAGCAGCAGCCCAAGAAAGGATCCCAATAA
- the LOC105041639 gene encoding uncharacterized protein has product MLHKIISSLAALPESIKQRRAGHYGHLSMAFYHHAEELDQDSVPLEWYKIAYAKLIRLSHILKNVEQIDGRLTHRIGSSIITDDRIISYMKTFNSLARAFIGSSSMQCAYEKGIAPADRSILAMGFYEPKKGDPMMLNSLTRVCDFLNISAQQRKSIRLTVCPQVTQHHIWRGALEQVLKDLKYEMNSFRCHSPTFQMGEQIVSSCIKFCADAAYISNSISPSWMRPAPLNKVEKPLPSRRWEEVLEMFVHLTECLRQEERLRQHVLKLEAMKEGLYQIKDILVERDISYKEARREDCLIQKKLTKSLGHSSKCLFTLLLYYLYGTVRDIEIDVSGGLYETDGRFYLSMGKIVTSCDELMVWNGVKQLNRALGVFKFVWETAGMKGMLDLQGHLWCMGAEEKILTYRGNVFYVHGIRP; this is encoded by the coding sequence ATGTTGCACAAGATCATATCAAGCCTTGCTGCTCTCCCAGAGTCCATAAAACAAAGGCGAGCTGGACATTATGGCCATCTGAGTATGGCATTCTACCACCATGCTGAAGAACTTGACCAAGACTCGGTGCCATTGGAATGGTATAAAATAGCCTATGCTAAGCTTATTAGATTATCCCATATACTTAAAAATGTGGAGCAGATCGATGGGAGGCTCACTCACAGAATTGGCAGCTCAATCATCACAGATGATCGTATCATCTCCTATATGAAGACCTTCAACTCACTGGCTAGAGCCTTCATTGGGTCTTCCTCAATGCAATGTGCTTATGAGAAGGGTATTGCACCGGCTGATCGATCCATATTGGCCATGGGCTTCTACGAACCCAAAAAAGGGGACCCCATGATGCTGAACTCTCTTACTAGGGTCTGTGACTTCCTGAACATCTCGGCTCAGCAAAGGAAGTCTATTCGTCTGACAGTCTGCCCACAAGTCACACAGCACCATATATGGAGGGGAGCACTTGAGCAggtgcttaaagatttgaaatatGAAATGAACTCCTTTAGATGCCATTCTCCGACATTCCAAATGGGTGAGCAGATAGTATCAAGCTGTATCAAGTTTTGTGCTGATGCGGCctatatttcaaactccatctcTCCTTCATGGATGCGACCAGCACCTTTAAATAAGGTTGAGAAGCCACTGCCATCACGCAGGTGGGAGGAAGTTCTTGAGATGTTTGTGCATCTCACAGAGTGCTTACGGCAAGAGGAAAGGCTGAGACAACATGTCTTGAAGCTTGAAGCAATGAAAGAAGGGTTGTATCAGATCAAAGATATCTTGGTTGAGAGGGATATCAGTTACAAGGAGGCCCGACGAGAAGACTGCCTGATTCAGAAGAAGTTAACCAAGAGCTTGGGGCACTCTTCCAAGTGTTTGTTCACACTACTCCTCTACTATCTATATGGGACTGTGAGAGATATTGAGATTGACGTTTCTGGAGGGTTGTATGAAACTGATGGCAGGTTTTATTTGAGCATGGGGAAGATTGTGACTTCCTGTGATGAATTGATGGTATGGAATGGAGTGAAGCAGCTGAATAGGGCTCTTGGAGTCTTTAAGTTTGTGTGGGAAACAGCAGGTATGAAAGGGATGTTGGATTTGCAAGGCCACCTCTGGTGTATGGGGGCTGAGGAAAAGATTCTCACATACAGAGGTAATGTGTTTTATGTGCATGGTATAAGGCCTTGA